The following are encoded together in the Babylonia areolata isolate BAREFJ2019XMU chromosome 30, ASM4173473v1, whole genome shotgun sequence genome:
- the LOC143275276 gene encoding uncharacterized protein LOC143275276: protein MYGKLLTYEPPEWAKVLSYIPKKRIPLAMANTPIHPWKVPGVPEDFSVSVKRDDLTGCVLSGNKVRKLEFLLAEAVDQGCSHVTACGELQSNNCRAVAVCARQLGLTPHLFLRTDFTNKKAVGCAGNMLLNRLCGAHIYLVPPHHDLDKDALDSMERLAQELQTSRGESCYVIPRGCINKTGLFGYIHVFEELRQQGVLEQFDDLVFPCASGGTAAELAIANHLTDGHLRLHGIAVTESADYVYGSCDKSFQEMGVGHLRSRDLLRVVGGFVGRGYGLCTTEQMEFIQRVAAQTSVVLDTTYSAKAVLGLVSELRHNPSAFGGRRVLYLHTGGVFPMFDGRMKQVLEMKEERQPRINMLSQMNDLPL from the exons ATGTATGGAAAACTGCTGACGTATGAACCACCAGAATGGGCCAAGGTTCTCAGCTACATTCCCAAGAAGAGGAtacca TTAGCCATGGCCAACACCCCTATCCACCCCTGGAAAGTACCCGGGGTACCTGAAGACTTCAGTGTCAGTGTGAAACGGGATGACCTCACTGGCTGTGTTTTGTCGGGTAacaag GTGAGAAAGCTGGAGTTTCTCCTGGCCGAGGCCGTTGACCAGGGGTGTAGTCACGTGACGGCGTGCGGAGAGCTGCAGTCCAACAACTGTCGGGCAGTGGCCGTGTGTGCCAGGCAGCTGGGCCTCACTCCACATCTCTTTCTGCGTACTGACTTCAcg aaCAAGAAGGCAGTGGGGTGTGCAGGCAACATGCTGTTGAACCGTCTGTGCGGTGCCCACATCTATCTGGTGCCCCCCCACCACGATCTGGACAAGGACGCTTTGGACAGCATGGAGCGTTTGGCCCAGgaactcca GACCAGCCGTGGGGAGTCGTGTTACGTCATTCCAAGGGGCTGCATCAACAAGACCGGTCTGTTCGGGTACATCCACGTCTTTGAGGAGCTCCGACAACAG ggggtacTGGAGCAGTTTGATGACTTGGTGTTTCCCTGTGCAAGTGGGGGGACAGCTGCCGAACTGGCCATCGCCAATCACCTGACTGATGGACATCTCAG GCTACACGGCATTGCAGTGACGGAGAGTGCTGACTATGTATATGGCAGCTGTGACAAAAGCTTTCAGGAGATGGGTGTGGGACACCTTAGATCTCGAGACTTGCTGCGTGTCGTCGGTGGCTTTGTGGGCAGAGGCTATGGGCTGTGCACCACTGAGCAGATGG agttcATCCAGCGTGTGGCAGCCCAGACGTCAGTGGTTCTGGACACGACGTACTCTGCCAAGGCCGTGCTGGGTCTGGTCAGTGAGCTGCGACACAACCCGTCCGCTTTTGGTGGCCGCCGTGTGCTCTACTTACACACCG GAGGAGTTTTCCCCATGTTTGACGGACGAATGAAGCAAGTTCTGGAGATGAAGGAAGAACGACAACCCCGCATCAACATGTTGTCCCAAATGAATGATCTCCCGTTATGA